One window of Phocoena phocoena chromosome 13, mPhoPho1.1, whole genome shotgun sequence genomic DNA carries:
- the TANGO2 gene encoding transport and Golgi organization protein 2 homolog isoform X3: MCIIFFKFDPRPVSKNAYRLILAANRDEFYHRPSRAADFWGNNNEVLSGLDMEEGKEGGTWLGINTRGKLAALTNYLQPRLDRDARGRGELVAQFLTSDVDSLSYLKKVSAEGHLYNGFNLIAADLRQLPDPAIEDQGREYVQPILSKYAAVCVRCPDYGTRTNTVILVDADGHVTFTERSMLGTDPSCWETSTHEFRLQS; this comes from the exons ATGTGCATCATCTTCTTTAAGTTCGATCCTCGCCCCGTTTCCAAAAATGCGTACAG GCTCATCCTGGCCGCCAACAGGGACGAGTTCTACCACCGGCCTTCCAGGGCTGCAGACTTCTGGGGGAACAACAACGAGGTCCTCAGCG GGCTGGACATGGAGGAAGGCAAGGAAGGCGGCACGTGGCTGGGCATCAACACGCGGGGCAAGCTGGCGGCACTTACCAACTACCTGCAGCCACGGCTGGAccgggacgcccggggccgag GTGAACTCGTGGCTCAGTTTCTGACCTCAGACGTGGATAGCTTGTCCTACCTGAAGAAGGTCTCCGCAGAGGGCCACCTGTACAACGGCTTCAACCTCATAGCGGCCGACCTAAG GCAGCTGCCAGACCCAGCCATTGAGGACCAGGGCAGGGAGTACGTGCAGCCCATACTTAGCAAGTACGCAGCTGTGTGTGTGCGCTGCCCGGACTACGGCACCAG AACCAACACGGTCATCCTTGTGGATGCAGATGGGCACGTGACCTTCACAGAGCGAAGCATGCTGGGCACGGACCCCTCTTGCTGGGAGACCAGCACCCACGAGTTCAGGCTGCAGAGCTAA
- the TANGO2 gene encoding transport and Golgi organization protein 2 homolog isoform X2, translating to MCIIFFKFDPRPVSKNAYRLILAANRDEFYHRPSRAADFWGNNNEVLSGLDMEEGKEGGTWLGINTRGKLAALTNYLQPRLDRDARGRGTYGLSNALLETPWRKLCFGKRLFLEAVERGQALPKDALAAQLLDVLNNEEAQLPDPAIEDQGREYVQPILSKYAAVCVRCPDYGTRTNTVILVDADGHVTFTERSMLGTDPSCWETSTHEFRLQS from the exons ATGTGCATCATCTTCTTTAAGTTCGATCCTCGCCCCGTTTCCAAAAATGCGTACAG GCTCATCCTGGCCGCCAACAGGGACGAGTTCTACCACCGGCCTTCCAGGGCTGCAGACTTCTGGGGGAACAACAACGAGGTCCTCAGCG GGCTGGACATGGAGGAAGGCAAGGAAGGCGGCACGTGGCTGGGCATCAACACGCGGGGCAAGCTGGCGGCACTTACCAACTACCTGCAGCCACGGCTGGAccgggacgcccggggccgag GGACCTACGGGCTAAGCAACGCGCTGCTGGAGACGCCCTGGAGGAAGCTGTGCTTCGGAAAGCGGCTCTTCCTGGAGGCCGTGGAGCGGGGCCAGGCGCTCCCCAAGGACGCCCTGGCCGCCCAGCTTCTGGATGTGCTCAACAACGAAGAGGC GCAGCTGCCAGACCCAGCCATTGAGGACCAGGGCAGGGAGTACGTGCAGCCCATACTTAGCAAGTACGCAGCTGTGTGTGTGCGCTGCCCGGACTACGGCACCAG AACCAACACGGTCATCCTTGTGGATGCAGATGGGCACGTGACCTTCACAGAGCGAAGCATGCTGGGCACGGACCCCTCTTGCTGGGAGACCAGCACCCACGAGTTCAGGCTGCAGAGCTAA
- the TANGO2 gene encoding transport and Golgi organization protein 2 homolog isoform X1, producing the protein MCIIFFKFDPRPVSKNAYRLILAANRDEFYHRPSRAADFWGNNNEVLSGLDMEEGKEGGTWLGINTRGKLAALTNYLQPRLDRDARGRGELVAQFLTSDVDSLSYLKKVSAEGHLYNGFNLIAADLSTEKGDVICYYGNRGEREPVALAPGTYGLSNALLETPWRKLCFGKRLFLEAVERGQALPKDALAAQLLDVLNNEEAQLPDPAIEDQGREYVQPILSKYAAVCVRCPDYGTRTNTVILVDADGHVTFTERSMLGTDPSCWETSTHEFRLQS; encoded by the exons ATGTGCATCATCTTCTTTAAGTTCGATCCTCGCCCCGTTTCCAAAAATGCGTACAG GCTCATCCTGGCCGCCAACAGGGACGAGTTCTACCACCGGCCTTCCAGGGCTGCAGACTTCTGGGGGAACAACAACGAGGTCCTCAGCG GGCTGGACATGGAGGAAGGCAAGGAAGGCGGCACGTGGCTGGGCATCAACACGCGGGGCAAGCTGGCGGCACTTACCAACTACCTGCAGCCACGGCTGGAccgggacgcccggggccgag GTGAACTCGTGGCTCAGTTTCTGACCTCAGACGTGGATAGCTTGTCCTACCTGAAGAAGGTCTCCGCAGAGGGCCACCTGTACAACGGCTTCAACCTCATAGCGGCCGACCTAAG CACAGAGAAGGGAGATGTCATTTGCTACTATGGAAACCGGGGGGAGCGTGAACCTGTTGCCCTGGCACCAG GGACCTACGGGCTAAGCAACGCGCTGCTGGAGACGCCCTGGAGGAAGCTGTGCTTCGGAAAGCGGCTCTTCCTGGAGGCCGTGGAGCGGGGCCAGGCGCTCCCCAAGGACGCCCTGGCCGCCCAGCTTCTGGATGTGCTCAACAACGAAGAGGC GCAGCTGCCAGACCCAGCCATTGAGGACCAGGGCAGGGAGTACGTGCAGCCCATACTTAGCAAGTACGCAGCTGTGTGTGTGCGCTGCCCGGACTACGGCACCAG AACCAACACGGTCATCCTTGTGGATGCAGATGGGCACGTGACCTTCACAGAGCGAAGCATGCTGGGCACGGACCCCTCTTGCTGGGAGACCAGCACCCACGAGTTCAGGCTGCAGAGCTAA